Proteins encoded by one window of Mycolicibacterium cosmeticum:
- a CDS encoding DUF4145 domain-containing protein: MPDDVLELYREASSVADVSPRSAAALLRTALEVLTRNHLGQSGVSLNDAIGNLVKDRQLSVKLQQAMDVLRITGNDYVHPREVQLDDSAKEASAMFDLLNIIVDRLIVEPQRIAQLYADLPESKRQQVERRDG, encoded by the coding sequence ATGCCCGATGACGTTCTAGAACTGTATCGAGAGGCCAGCTCCGTCGCGGACGTGTCTCCTCGCAGTGCCGCCGCCCTCCTACGCACCGCCTTGGAGGTTTTGACGCGCAACCACCTTGGCCAATCCGGCGTAAGCCTCAACGACGCAATCGGGAACCTCGTCAAAGACCGTCAGCTCAGCGTCAAACTTCAGCAGGCGATGGACGTACTCAGGATCACTGGCAATGACTACGTCCATCCCCGTGAGGTGCAATTGGATGACAGCGCGAAGGAAGCATCGGCCATGTTCGATCTTTTGAATATCATCGTTGACCGGCTCATCGTTGAACCCCAGCGGATCGCGCAACTCTATGCGGACCTCCCAGAGTCAAAGCGCCAGCAGGTGGAGCGGCGAGACGGCTAG
- a CDS encoding HdeD family acid-resistance protein: protein MWETAPMTTVAPPSLLPHLWKSTLVSGVLAVALGAAVLAWPKISIVVAASFFGAYLLITGIAQVVFAFSLHVSAGGRVLLFISGAASVILAVLSFRHLYDAVLLLAIWIGVGFIFRGVATAVSAISDPTLPGRGWNIFVGVISLIAGIVVLASPFASIATLALVAGIWLVVIGLMEIATAFGIRSASKKLTDGGVSPEPQPTS, encoded by the coding sequence CTGTGGGAGACTGCGCCTATGACAACTGTCGCTCCTCCCAGTCTGCTGCCTCACCTGTGGAAATCCACCCTGGTGTCAGGTGTTCTCGCGGTCGCGCTCGGCGCCGCGGTGCTGGCCTGGCCGAAGATCTCCATCGTGGTGGCGGCCAGTTTCTTCGGGGCGTACCTGCTGATCACCGGTATCGCCCAGGTCGTGTTCGCGTTCAGCCTGCACGTGTCGGCCGGCGGCCGGGTGCTGTTGTTCATCAGCGGTGCCGCGTCGGTCATCCTGGCGGTGCTCTCGTTCCGCCATCTCTATGACGCCGTGCTGCTGCTGGCCATCTGGATCGGCGTGGGGTTCATCTTCCGAGGGGTGGCCACCGCGGTGTCGGCGATCAGCGACCCGACCCTGCCGGGCCGCGGCTGGAACATCTTCGTCGGCGTGATCAGCTTGATCGCCGGGATCGTGGTGCTCGCCTCGCCGTTCGCGTCGATCGCGACGCTGGCCCTGGTGGCCGGCATCTGGCTGGTGGTCATCGGCCTGATGGAGATCGCCACCGCGTTCGGCATCCGGTCGGCCTCCAAGAAGCTGACCGACGGCGGCGTGAGTCCAGAGCCGCAACCGACGTCATGA
- a CDS encoding cytochrome ubiquinol oxidase subunit I, whose amino-acid sequence MDALDVSRWQFGITTVYHFIFVPLTIGLAPLIAVMQTVWVITGNTAWYRLTRFFGKLFLINFAIGVATGIVQEFQFGMNWSEYSRFVGDVFGAPLAMEGLVAFFFESTFLGLWIFGWTRLPRLVHLACIWIVALAVNASAFFIIAANSFMQHPVGARYNPETGRAELTSIGALFTNNTAWAAFPHAVTGSFLVAGTFVAGVCAWWMVRRPDSDDARTMHRPATILGCAVAFVAAAGLFFTGDAQGKLMFQQQPMKMASAESLCHTETDPMFSVLTVGTHNNCDSVIHLIEVPYVLPFLAEGKFTGVELQGVKDLQASYQEKFGPGDYRPNLFVTYWSFRAMIGFMAVPMLFALTALWLTRRGRIPRQRWFGWFALITLPTPFLANSAGWVFTEMGRQPWVVAPNPTGDQMVRLTVQQGVSHNSAATVWLSLIVFTALYAVLAVIWFWLIRRYVVEGPLEHDTEPVPPTPPGEDEVAPLSFAY is encoded by the coding sequence ATGGACGCGCTGGACGTGTCGCGGTGGCAGTTCGGAATCACCACCGTCTACCACTTCATCTTCGTACCGCTCACGATCGGGCTCGCCCCGCTCATCGCGGTGATGCAGACCGTCTGGGTGATCACCGGCAATACCGCCTGGTACCGACTCACCCGGTTCTTCGGCAAGCTGTTCCTGATCAACTTCGCCATCGGCGTGGCGACCGGCATCGTCCAGGAATTCCAGTTCGGGATGAACTGGAGTGAATACTCTCGGTTCGTCGGCGACGTCTTCGGCGCCCCACTGGCCATGGAGGGATTGGTCGCCTTCTTCTTCGAGTCGACCTTCCTGGGGCTGTGGATCTTCGGCTGGACCCGGCTGCCGCGACTGGTGCACCTGGCCTGCATCTGGATCGTGGCATTGGCGGTGAACGCCTCGGCGTTCTTCATCATCGCCGCCAATTCGTTCATGCAGCACCCCGTGGGCGCCCGCTACAACCCGGAGACCGGTCGCGCCGAATTGACCAGCATCGGCGCACTGTTCACCAACAACACGGCGTGGGCGGCGTTCCCGCACGCGGTGACCGGCTCCTTCCTGGTGGCCGGCACCTTCGTGGCCGGGGTGTGCGCCTGGTGGATGGTGCGCCGCCCCGACAGCGACGATGCCCGGACCATGCACCGTCCGGCGACCATCCTGGGCTGTGCGGTCGCGTTCGTCGCCGCGGCGGGACTGTTCTTCACCGGTGACGCCCAGGGCAAGCTGATGTTCCAGCAGCAGCCGATGAAGATGGCGTCCGCGGAATCGTTGTGTCACACCGAAACCGACCCGATGTTCTCGGTGCTGACGGTGGGCACGCACAACAACTGTGACAGCGTCATCCACCTGATCGAAGTGCCCTATGTGCTGCCGTTCCTGGCCGAGGGCAAGTTCACCGGCGTCGAATTGCAGGGCGTCAAGGATCTGCAGGCCTCGTATCAGGAGAAGTTCGGCCCCGGCGACTACCGGCCGAACCTGTTCGTCACCTACTGGTCCTTCCGGGCGATGATCGGGTTCATGGCGGTGCCAATGCTTTTCGCGCTCACCGCGCTATGGCTGACCAGGCGTGGACGGATACCGCGGCAACGCTGGTTCGGATGGTTCGCGCTCATCACGCTGCCCACCCCGTTCCTGGCCAACAGTGCCGGCTGGGTGTTCACCGAGATGGGGCGCCAGCCATGGGTGGTCGCCCCGAATCCGACCGGTGATCAGATGGTGCGGCTCACCGTGCAACAGGGTGTGTCGCACAACTCGGCGGCCACGGTGTGGCTTTCGCTGATCGTGTTCACCGCCCTCTACGCGGTGCTGGCGGTGATCTGGTTCTGGCTGATCCGGCGCTACGTCGTCGAAGGACCGCTGGAGCACGACACCGAACCGGTTCCCCCGACCCCACCCGGCGAGGACGAAGTCGCGCCGCTGTCGTTCGCCTACTAG
- the cydB gene encoding cytochrome d ubiquinol oxidase subunit II: MDLQTFWFIILAALFLGFLVLEGFDFGVGMLMAVFGRASSGASEKHRRAVLNTIGPVWDGNEVWLITAGGAMFAAFPGMYATMFSGLYLPLLAILVSMIMRICAIEWRGKIDDPNWRRWADIGIAVGSWVPAVLWGVAFAMLLRGLPVDADHQIRLSIGDVLNPYTLLGGLATCGLFLFHGAVFVALKTAGAVRDDAVRFSVRLAMPVTVLVAAFGVWTQLAHGKDWTWLVLGVAVVAQLGAVMLVWSRGGDGWAFAATATVIAAVVVLLFGCLYPNLIPSTLDPSWSLTIHNASSTGYTLTIMSWAAVLVTPLVIAYQAWTYWVFRQRISAERIPDPAGLSPRLP, encoded by the coding sequence ATGGACTTGCAGACGTTCTGGTTCATCATCCTGGCCGCGCTGTTCCTCGGCTTCCTGGTGCTGGAGGGGTTCGACTTCGGCGTGGGGATGCTGATGGCGGTGTTCGGGCGTGCTTCATCCGGGGCGAGCGAGAAGCACCGCCGCGCCGTGCTCAACACCATCGGGCCCGTGTGGGACGGCAACGAGGTGTGGCTGATCACCGCCGGCGGTGCGATGTTCGCGGCCTTCCCCGGCATGTACGCCACCATGTTCTCCGGCCTCTACCTGCCGCTGCTGGCGATCCTGGTGTCGATGATCATGCGCATCTGCGCCATCGAATGGCGCGGCAAGATCGACGATCCGAACTGGCGGCGCTGGGCCGATATCGGTATCGCCGTGGGCTCCTGGGTGCCCGCCGTGCTGTGGGGCGTCGCCTTCGCGATGCTGCTACGCGGACTACCGGTCGACGCCGACCACCAGATCCGGTTGTCGATCGGTGACGTACTGAATCCCTACACCCTGCTGGGCGGGCTGGCCACCTGTGGCCTGTTCCTGTTCCACGGCGCGGTGTTCGTGGCGCTGAAAACCGCAGGCGCCGTGCGTGATGACGCGGTCAGGTTCAGTGTCCGGCTGGCCATGCCGGTGACCGTCCTGGTCGCCGCGTTCGGCGTGTGGACCCAGCTGGCGCACGGTAAGGACTGGACCTGGCTGGTGCTCGGGGTCGCCGTGGTGGCGCAGCTGGGCGCGGTGATGCTGGTGTGGAGCCGCGGCGGCGACGGCTGGGCGTTTGCGGCCACCGCGACGGTGATCGCGGCGGTGGTGGTGCTGCTGTTCGGCTGCCTGTACCCGAACCTGATTCCCTCCACCCTGGATCCGTCCTGGAGCCTGACCATCCACAACGCGTCGTCCACCGGCTACACCCTGACCATCATGAGCTGGGCGGCGGTCCTGGTGACGCCGCTGGTGATCGCCTATCAAGCCTGGACGTATTGGGTGTTCCGGCAGCGCATCTCGGCCGAGCGGATTCCCGATCCCGCGGGGCTCTCACCGCGGCTGCCGTGA
- the cydD gene encoding thiol reductant ABC exporter subunit CydD yields MRRHLAASVACGALISAATVASAWVLAHIVAGVITDPASRNVAHWSGQLWILLVLWTVRAAGSWLQARLSQRAATAVIGELSAGVLHSVTERSPHDLVTVRAESAVILTRGLDGLRPYFTGYLPAVALAGILTPLTVVVIAATDLQAALIVSVALPLIPLFMILIGRLTADRSAAALAAMTTLQSRLLDLVAGIPTLRALGRAGGPAHRIAELAAAHRRSAMATLRIAFLSAAVLELLATLGVALVAVSVGLRLVFGEMTLAAGLTALLLAPEVFWPLRRVGVQFHAAQDGKTAADAARRLQETVPVRNPGTRTPQGRTIALDEVTVVGRDGPAPDRLTARAVPGEVTVLTGPNGAGKSTAFDVILGLTPATAGRVLIGDTDIADVDPSTWWAQVSWLPQRPVLLPGTVRANLELFGPLTDLEKACRDAGFDEVLAALPDGLDTRLGRGGVGLSLGQRQRLGLARALGSAAPVLLLDEPTAHLDAGTERRVLAAIGARAHAGATVLMIGHRAPVLAAADRVITVGGAAHVLS; encoded by the coding sequence ATGCGGCGTCACCTCGCCGCATCGGTGGCCTGCGGCGCGCTGATCAGCGCGGCGACGGTGGCCTCGGCGTGGGTGCTGGCCCACATCGTCGCCGGGGTGATCACCGACCCCGCGTCGCGGAACGTCGCGCACTGGTCGGGGCAACTGTGGATTCTGTTGGTGCTGTGGACCGTTCGCGCCGCCGGGTCGTGGCTGCAGGCCCGCCTGAGCCAGCGCGCCGCCACCGCGGTGATCGGTGAACTCAGCGCCGGTGTGCTGCACTCGGTCACCGAACGGAGCCCGCACGACCTCGTCACGGTGCGCGCCGAGTCCGCGGTGATCCTCACTCGCGGCCTGGACGGTTTGCGGCCGTACTTCACCGGTTACCTGCCGGCGGTGGCGCTGGCAGGCATCCTGACGCCACTCACCGTGGTGGTGATCGCCGCGACCGATCTGCAAGCGGCACTGATCGTTTCGGTCGCGTTGCCGCTCATTCCGCTGTTCATGATCCTGATCGGGCGGCTCACCGCCGACCGGTCGGCCGCGGCACTGGCGGCCATGACCACGCTGCAATCCCGGCTGCTCGACCTGGTCGCCGGGATTCCGACCCTGCGTGCCCTGGGCCGGGCCGGCGGGCCCGCGCACCGCATCGCCGAACTGGCGGCAGCGCATCGCCGTTCGGCGATGGCCACCCTGCGGATCGCCTTCCTGTCGGCCGCCGTGCTGGAGTTGCTGGCCACCCTCGGTGTCGCCCTGGTGGCGGTGAGCGTCGGGCTGCGCCTGGTGTTCGGTGAGATGACCCTGGCCGCCGGGCTGACGGCGCTGCTGCTGGCGCCCGAGGTGTTCTGGCCGTTGCGCCGGGTGGGCGTCCAGTTCCACGCCGCACAGGACGGTAAGACGGCGGCCGACGCGGCGCGGCGGCTGCAGGAGACGGTACCGGTGCGCAATCCCGGGACGAGGACACCGCAGGGCCGCACCATCGCCTTGGACGAGGTCACCGTCGTCGGCCGCGACGGCCCGGCCCCGGACCGGCTCACCGCCCGTGCGGTCCCTGGCGAGGTCACGGTGCTCACCGGGCCCAACGGCGCGGGCAAGTCCACCGCCTTCGACGTCATCCTCGGACTGACCCCGGCCACCGCCGGCCGGGTGCTCATCGGGGACACCGACATCGCCGATGTCGACCCGAGCACGTGGTGGGCACAGGTTTCCTGGCTGCCGCAGCGGCCCGTGCTGCTGCCCGGCACGGTGCGCGCCAACCTGGAACTGTTCGGGCCGCTGACCGATCTGGAAAAAGCTTGCCGCGACGCGGGTTTCGACGAGGTGCTGGCCGCCCTGCCGGACGGATTGGACACCCGGCTGGGACGCGGCGGAGTGGGCCTGTCGCTGGGCCAGCGGCAGCGGCTGGGGTTGGCCCGCGCGCTGGGCTCGGCCGCTCCCGTGCTGCTGCTCGACGAGCCGACCGCACACCTGGACGCCGGCACCGAACGCCGGGTACTGGCGGCGATCGGCGCGCGGGCGCACGCGGGGGCGACCGTGCTGATGATCGGGCACCGGGCGCCGGTGCTGGCCGCCGCGGACCGGGTGATCACCGTGGGAGGTGCCGCCCATGTCCTCTCGTGA
- a CDS encoding ATP-binding cassette domain-containing protein encodes MSSRDVAHLLRPRVPRLLLAVLFGTLALGSALALATVSAWLITRAWQMPPVLDLTVAVVAVRALGISRGVFSYCERLAIHDTALRSAGAARVGLYRRLTELPPDTALRWHSGELVERVGSSVDELADVLVRAVLPACVAILLSGAAVTIIALIAPAAAVVLAGCLLVAGVLAPWLAGRACTSAELLAAQHHSARDTAAMLALEHAAELRVGGRLAEVIAEAECQQRDWGHQLDRAAAPGALAAAASTAAVGAAVLSAAVIGISLAPVTAPTTLAILMLVPLSAFEATTALPGAAVALVRARMAARRIGDITEPVPDDRRRPHTPEVVLGSGERLAVLGPSGSGKTTLLMKIAHEYPENPLTAAFFAEDAHLFDTTVRDNLLVARGDATDHELLTALDRVGLHDWLTGLPDGLSTILTGGAAAVSAGQRRRLLLARALISEFPVVLLDEPTEHLDEADSDRLLRGLLTPGDLFGPERTVVVATHHLPDDIACPAVQLAAGGYPDQS; translated from the coding sequence ATGTCCTCTCGTGACGTGGCGCACCTGCTGCGCCCGCGTGTGCCGCGACTGCTGCTGGCGGTGCTGTTCGGCACCCTGGCGTTGGGCAGTGCCCTGGCCCTGGCGACGGTGTCGGCCTGGCTGATCACCCGCGCCTGGCAGATGCCGCCGGTGCTGGATCTCACCGTCGCGGTGGTCGCGGTACGCGCGCTGGGCATCTCGCGCGGGGTGTTCAGCTACTGCGAACGGCTGGCCATCCACGACACCGCCCTGCGGTCGGCCGGCGCGGCCCGCGTCGGCCTGTACCGGCGGCTGACCGAGCTACCACCGGACACCGCGCTGCGCTGGCACAGCGGTGAATTGGTGGAGCGGGTCGGCAGCTCGGTGGACGAACTGGCCGACGTGCTGGTGCGGGCGGTGCTGCCCGCCTGCGTGGCCATCCTGCTGTCGGGCGCCGCCGTGACGATCATCGCGCTCATCGCTCCCGCGGCGGCGGTGGTGCTGGCCGGTTGCCTGCTGGTGGCCGGGGTACTGGCACCGTGGTTGGCGGGCCGGGCCTGCACGTCGGCCGAGTTACTGGCCGCGCAGCATCACAGCGCCAGGGACACCGCGGCGATGCTGGCGCTGGAGCATGCCGCCGAGTTGCGGGTGGGCGGGCGACTTGCCGAGGTGATCGCCGAAGCCGAATGCCAACAACGGGATTGGGGACATCAGTTGGACCGGGCCGCGGCGCCCGGCGCGTTGGCCGCCGCGGCGTCCACCGCCGCCGTCGGGGCCGCCGTGCTGTCGGCGGCGGTGATCGGGATCAGCCTGGCACCGGTCACCGCGCCTACCACGCTGGCCATCCTGATGCTGGTGCCGCTGTCCGCATTCGAGGCGACCACGGCGCTGCCCGGCGCCGCGGTGGCGCTGGTGCGAGCCCGGATGGCCGCCCGGCGGATCGGTGACATCACCGAACCAGTTCCGGATGACCGGCGGCGGCCGCACACCCCCGAGGTGGTGCTCGGCTCTGGCGAACGGCTGGCCGTGCTGGGGCCCAGCGGCAGCGGCAAGACCACCTTGTTGATGAAGATCGCCCATGAGTATCCTGAAAATCCGCTGACTGCAGCGTTTTTCGCCGAGGATGCGCACCTCTTCGACACCACGGTGCGGGACAACCTGCTGGTGGCGCGCGGTGATGCGACCGATCACGAACTGCTCACCGCGCTGGACCGGGTGGGCTTGCACGACTGGCTCACCGGGCTGCCCGACGGGCTGAGCACCATCCTGACCGGCGGCGCGGCGGCGGTGTCGGCCGGGCAGCGCCGGCGCCTGCTGCTGGCCCGCGCGCTGATCTCGGAGTTCCCCGTCGTGCTGCTCGACGAGCCGACCGAGCACCTCGACGAAGCCGACAGCGACCGGCTGCTGCGCGGGCTGCTCACCCCCGGCGACCTGTTCGGCCCCGAGCGCACCGTCGTCGTCGCAACCCACCATCTGCCCGACGACATCGCTTGTCCGGCGGTGCAGTTAGCCGCCGGCGGGTACCCTGACCAGTCATGA
- a CDS encoding DUF4190 domain-containing protein — MSSYGPYGEQYPGQYPGPYPPPPPQPYAGYPPPPLTPRNGLGIAALILAVLGLLFSWTIAGGIILGLVALIIGFLARGRVKRGEATNGGLAVSGIVLGALAIVLGLVFIPIWIGFFSQLGIGDYVSCMEQAGNDRAAQLQCENSFRDKVENDYGVTIAPTPR; from the coding sequence ATGAGCTCCTACGGGCCGTACGGCGAGCAATACCCAGGGCAGTACCCGGGGCCGTATCCGCCGCCACCGCCGCAGCCCTACGCCGGTTATCCGCCGCCGCCACTGACGCCGCGTAACGGACTCGGTATCGCCGCGCTCATCCTCGCCGTGCTGGGGCTGTTGTTCTCCTGGACCATCGCCGGCGGGATCATCCTGGGCCTGGTCGCGCTGATCATCGGTTTCCTGGCGCGGGGCCGCGTCAAGCGGGGCGAGGCCACCAACGGCGGCCTGGCCGTCTCGGGAATCGTGTTGGGCGCGTTGGCGATCGTGCTGGGGCTGGTGTTCATCCCGATCTGGATCGGGTTCTTCTCCCAGCTGGGCATCGGTGACTACGTGAGCTGCATGGAGCAGGCCGGCAACGACCGGGCCGCGCAGCTGCAGTGCGAGAACAGCTTCCGCGACAAGGTCGAGAACGACTACGGCGTGACCATCGCACCGACGCCGCGCTAG
- a CDS encoding acyl-CoA thioesterase II, with product MSAEHLQELLTVLDLTPDGADPDRFTGTHPSINPVRTFGGQMMAQAFVAASRTVPAGLPPTTLSMHFIAGGDPAKDLEFRVVRLRDERRFANRRVDVTQDGALLGTALVSHLAGGRGLEHNAEFPDVPHPDTLPTIDDLLIGYEETVPLFVAALKPIQWRYTNDPAWVMRDKGGQLDHNRVWLTADGPMPEDPVLHAAALVYSSDTTVLDPIITRHGLSWGFDRIFAVTMNHTVWFHQPVRFDEWMLYSTSSPVASDSRGLSNGHFFRGDGQIVATVMQEGIIKYFPPR from the coding sequence TTGTCGGCAGAGCACCTGCAGGAACTGCTGACGGTCCTTGACCTCACCCCGGACGGGGCGGACCCGGACAGGTTCACCGGAACGCATCCGAGCATCAACCCGGTCCGCACCTTCGGCGGCCAGATGATGGCACAGGCGTTCGTCGCGGCGAGCCGCACCGTGCCCGCCGGGTTGCCGCCGACCACGCTGTCGATGCATTTCATCGCCGGCGGCGATCCGGCCAAAGACCTGGAATTCCGGGTGGTTCGGCTGCGTGATGAGCGCCGGTTCGCCAACCGCCGGGTGGATGTCACCCAGGACGGCGCCCTGCTGGGCACCGCGCTGGTGTCGCATCTGGCCGGCGGTCGCGGCCTGGAGCACAACGCCGAGTTCCCCGATGTCCCGCACCCGGACACCTTGCCCACCATCGACGACCTGCTGATCGGGTACGAGGAGACGGTGCCGCTGTTCGTCGCCGCGCTCAAACCCATCCAGTGGCGCTACACGAACGACCCGGCGTGGGTGATGCGCGACAAGGGCGGTCAGTTGGACCACAACCGGGTGTGGCTGACCGCCGACGGCCCGATGCCTGAGGACCCGGTGTTGCACGCCGCGGCGCTGGTGTATTCGTCGGACACCACGGTGCTGGACCCGATCATCACCAGGCACGGGCTGTCGTGGGGGTTCGACCGGATCTTCGCGGTGACGATGAACCACACCGTGTGGTTCCACCAGCCGGTGCGGTTCGACGAGTGGATGCTCTACTCGACGTCGTCACCGGTGGCGTCCGACTCCCGGGGCCTGAGCAACGGGCACTTCTTCCGCGGTGACGGTCAGATCGTGGCCACGGTGATGCAGGAAGGCATCATCAAATATTTCCCGCCCCGCTAG
- the pyk gene encoding pyruvate kinase: MNRRGKIVCTLGPATGTDEMVKALVEAGMDVARLNFSHGEHSDHEGNYRRVRAASDAAGRAVGILADLQGPKIRLGRFATGATLWQAGETIRITVEDFMGTHDRVSTTYKQLANDAAPGDRLLVDDGNVGLVVEHVDGNDVVCTVTEGGRVSNNKGLSLPGMNVSVPALSEKDIADLEFALHLGVDLVALSFVRSPADIELVHEVMDRVGRRVPVIAKLEKPEAVDNLEAIVLAFDAIMVARGDLGVELPLEEVPLVQKRAIQMARENAKPVIVATQMLESMIEHSRPTRAEASDVANAVLDGADAVMLSGETSVGKYPLETVRTMARIVAAVEDNSTAVPQLTHTPRTKRGVISYAARDIGERLDAKALVAFTQSGDTVRRLARLHTPLPLLAFTPLPEVRSQLALTWGTETFIVPHMQTTDGMIRQVDESLLSLGRYKRGDLVVIVAGAPPGTVGSTNLIHVHRIGEDDHA, from the coding sequence GTGAATAGACGCGGAAAGATCGTCTGTACCCTCGGTCCCGCCACCGGCACCGACGAGATGGTGAAGGCCCTCGTCGAAGCCGGCATGGACGTCGCCCGGCTGAACTTCAGCCACGGCGAGCATTCCGACCACGAAGGCAACTACCGGCGCGTCCGGGCGGCATCGGATGCCGCCGGGCGCGCCGTCGGCATCCTCGCCGACCTGCAAGGACCCAAGATCCGGCTGGGCCGGTTCGCCACCGGCGCCACCCTGTGGCAGGCCGGTGAAACGATCCGGATCACCGTCGAGGACTTCATGGGCACCCACGACCGGGTGTCCACCACCTACAAGCAGCTGGCCAACGACGCCGCCCCGGGTGACCGCCTGCTGGTCGACGACGGCAACGTCGGACTCGTCGTCGAACACGTCGACGGCAACGACGTGGTGTGCACCGTCACCGAGGGCGGCCGGGTCAGCAACAACAAGGGCCTGTCGCTGCCGGGCATGAACGTCTCGGTGCCCGCTTTGAGCGAGAAGGACATCGCCGACCTGGAGTTCGCGCTGCACCTGGGCGTCGACCTGGTCGCGCTGTCCTTCGTGCGCTCCCCGGCCGACATCGAGCTGGTGCACGAGGTGATGGACCGGGTCGGCCGCCGGGTGCCGGTGATCGCCAAGCTGGAGAAGCCCGAGGCCGTCGATAATCTCGAGGCCATCGTGCTGGCCTTCGACGCCATCATGGTGGCCCGTGGTGACCTCGGCGTCGAGCTGCCGCTGGAAGAGGTTCCGCTGGTGCAGAAGCGGGCCATCCAGATGGCAAGGGAGAACGCCAAACCGGTCATCGTCGCCACCCAGATGCTGGAGTCGATGATCGAGCACTCCCGCCCCACGCGCGCCGAGGCGTCCGACGTCGCCAACGCCGTCCTCGACGGTGCCGACGCGGTGATGCTCTCGGGCGAGACCTCGGTGGGCAAGTACCCGTTGGAGACGGTGCGCACCATGGCGCGCATCGTCGCGGCCGTGGAGGACAACTCGACCGCGGTTCCGCAGCTGACCCACACCCCGCGCACCAAGCGCGGCGTCATCTCCTACGCCGCCCGCGATATCGGTGAACGACTGGACGCCAAGGCGCTGGTGGCGTTCACCCAGTCCGGTGACACCGTGCGCCGGCTGGCCCGGTTGCACACCCCGCTGCCGCTGCTGGCCTTCACCCCGCTGCCCGAGGTGCGCAGCCAGCTCGCGCTGACCTGGGGCACCGAGACGTTCATCGTCCCGCACATGCAGACCACCGACGGCATGATCCGGCAGGTCGACGAATCGCTGTTGTCGCTGGGCCGCTACAAGCGCGGTGACCTGGTGGTCATCGTCGCGGGTGCCCCACCCGGCACAGTAGGCTCGACCAACCTGATCCACGTGCACCGGATCGGGGAGGACGACCACGCGTAA